A DNA window from Sphaeramia orbicularis chromosome 22, fSphaOr1.1, whole genome shotgun sequence contains the following coding sequences:
- the LOC115413965 gene encoding LOW QUALITY PROTEIN: myc target protein 1 homolog (The sequence of the model RefSeq protein was modified relative to this genomic sequence to represent the inferred CDS: inserted 4 bases in 3 codons), translating to MKTHPVLEILNSFNLGNMILXFCLSMLVGLLLGALVYVLLXWASRRTATARITRRCRKKKRDTSASQTPMSSQMGFYRSTFLSVYRQPSLERXRPLGSKPGAETSTFRHWLRKNRPAWIWETTPKWPRLTTLQLQTHPDSEALVPNKRHSFWLGSNALKGFLPSQTSPPAYDSVIHAFQETCT from the exons ATGAAAACCCATCCTGTTCTGGAAATACTAAACTCATTTAATCTTG gcaaTATGATTC GCTTCTGTTTGTCTATGCTTGTGGGACTGCTGCTGGGTGCTTTAGTCTATGTTCTGT ACTGGGCATCAAGACGCACTGCCACAGCCAGGATCACCAGACGCTGCAGAAAAAAGAAACGTGATACTTCAGCATCCCAAACCCCCATGAGCAGCCAAATGGGCTTCTACAGGAGCACTTTCCTGAGCGTCTACAGGCAGCCTTCTCTGGAACG TCGGCCTCTGGGAAGTAAACCAGGGGCAGAGACGTCCACGTTTCGCCACTGGCTAAGAAAAAACAGACCAGCCTGGATATGGGAGACGACACCCAAGTGGCCACGACTGACGACGCTGCAGCTTCAAACACATCCGGACTCAGAAGCACTTGTACCAAACAAAAGGCACTCCTTCTGGTTGGGCAGCAACGCACTTAAAGGCTTCCTCCCTTCACAGACATCACCTCCTGCATATGATAGTGTCATCCATGCTTTTCAGGAGACCTGCACTTGA